In Akkermansiaceae bacterium, a single genomic region encodes these proteins:
- the gatA gene encoding Asp-tRNA(Asn)/Glu-tRNA(Gln) amidotransferase subunit GatA has product MTITSLRQQLVSGETTPAAALEKLAGEIAARDGLTGAYLSHDLESALAEAADADLSLPLGGVPIAIKDNMNVLGQPCTCASKFLENYRAPYNATVITKLRAAGAIPFGRTNMDEFAMGSATENSALGKTLNPAAPGRIPGGSSGGSAAAVADRTAVAALGSDTGGSIRQPASHCGVVGLKPSYGRVSRYGLVAFASSLDQIGTFTHSVEDAALVLQAIAGFDPADSTSLDEPVPDYSANLHAGVKGLKIGLPKEYFGEGIDPGVLKLIHAAADKLKAQGAELVEISLPHTEYAVATYYVIAPAEASSNLSRFDGIRYGHRAANPADIIDLYKKSREEGFGDEVKRRIILGTYVLSSGYYDAYYSRAQKVRTLIRRDFETAFETVDAILSPVAPAPARKLGAAGNDPLQDYLADIYTIAANLAGIPAISVPAGTVDYDGDTKLPVGVQLLGPHLGEAKLLQIAKAVE; this is encoded by the coding sequence ATGACCATCACCTCCCTTCGCCAACAGCTCGTTTCCGGCGAAACCACACCCGCCGCCGCCCTGGAAAAACTCGCCGGTGAGATCGCCGCGCGTGACGGCCTGACCGGCGCCTACCTTTCCCATGATCTGGAGTCCGCGCTGGCGGAGGCCGCGGACGCGGACCTTTCCCTGCCGCTGGGCGGCGTGCCCATCGCCATCAAGGACAACATGAACGTGCTGGGCCAGCCGTGCACCTGCGCCTCGAAGTTCCTGGAAAACTACCGCGCGCCCTACAACGCCACCGTCATCACCAAGCTGCGCGCCGCCGGGGCCATCCCCTTCGGCCGGACGAACATGGATGAGTTCGCCATGGGTTCCGCGACGGAGAACTCCGCGCTGGGCAAGACGCTCAACCCCGCCGCCCCGGGCCGCATCCCCGGTGGTTCCTCCGGCGGCAGCGCCGCCGCCGTGGCGGACCGCACCGCCGTCGCCGCGCTCGGCTCGGACACCGGCGGGTCCATCCGCCAGCCAGCGTCCCACTGCGGCGTGGTCGGCCTGAAGCCATCCTACGGCCGCGTTTCCCGCTACGGGCTGGTCGCCTTCGCCTCCTCGCTCGACCAGATCGGCACGTTCACCCACTCCGTGGAGGACGCCGCGCTGGTGCTGCAGGCCATCGCGGGATTCGATCCCGCGGACTCCACCAGCCTGGACGAGCCGGTGCCGGACTACTCCGCGAACCTGCATGCGGGCGTGAAGGGCCTGAAAATCGGCCTGCCGAAGGAATACTTCGGCGAGGGCATCGACCCCGGCGTGCTGAAGCTCATCCACGCCGCCGCTGACAAGCTGAAGGCACAGGGCGCGGAGCTGGTGGAAATCTCCCTGCCGCACACGGAATACGCCGTCGCCACCTACTACGTCATCGCCCCGGCGGAGGCATCGTCGAACCTTTCCCGGTTTGATGGCATCCGCTACGGCCACCGCGCCGCGAACCCGGCTGACATCATCGACCTCTACAAAAAGTCCCGCGAGGAAGGCTTCGGGGACGAGGTGAAGCGCCGCATCATCCTGGGCACCTACGTCCTTTCCTCCGGCTACTACGATGCCTACTACAGCCGCGCGCAGAAGGTCCGCACGCTGATCCGCCGCGACTTCGAGACCGCTTTCGAAACGGTGGACGCCATCCTTTCACCCGTCGCCCCCGCCCCGGCGCGGAAGCTGGGCGCGGCGGGAAATGATCCGCTCCAGGACTACCTGGCGGACATCTACACCATCGCCGCAAACTTGGCAGGCATCCCCGCCATCTCCGTGCCCGCAGGCACCGTCGACTACGACGGCGACACCAAGCTGCCCGTTGGCGTCCAGCTCCTCGGCCCGCACCTCGGCGAGGCGAAGCTGCTCCAGATCGCGAAAGCGGTGGAGTGA
- the gatC gene encoding Asp-tRNA(Asn)/Glu-tRNA(Gln) amidotransferase subunit GatC, whose translation MSQPAIEVERIAELARLELTPDEIAKFQPQLEKILGHVETLTALDVSGVEATSYSAPIFGRMRDDVPHESLAPEAVLQNAPDQAQGQIRVPKVVADA comes from the coding sequence ATGTCGCAGCCCGCCATCGAAGTCGAACGGATCGCCGAACTGGCCCGTCTCGAACTGACCCCAGACGAAATCGCGAAGTTCCAGCCGCAGCTTGAGAAAATCCTCGGCCACGTGGAGACGCTCACCGCACTGGACGTCAGCGGCGTGGAGGCAACGTCCTACTCCGCCCCCATCTTCGGCCGCATGCGGGATGACGTCCCGCACGAAAGCCTCGCCCCGGAAGCCGTGCTCCAGAACGCCCCGGACCAGGCGCAGGGACAGATCCGCGTGCCGAAAGTCGTCGCGGACGCCTGA
- a CDS encoding sugar phosphate isomerase/epimerase translates to MKIQLLSLFALVAGALCASAETFSESAGLQLYSLRDQFKKDVPGTMEWVGKQGFKEVELATTYGLGAEEFLALLKKNGLTAIAGHYPYDRYKSEPEKVAAEAKALGLKYAGVAWIPHKDGFDEQDTRDAAEVFNKAGAALKKEGIQFYYHIHGYEFHKHGDGTLFDLLMELTDKDTVAYQLDTLWAVLPDQDPVALLKKYGSRWQLMHLKDLKKGVALGNHSGGTDVKNDVPLGTGQMDWPAILKAAKEVGVKYYFIEDESPTSVEQIPQSVEYLKTVKW, encoded by the coding sequence ATGAAAATCCAACTGTTGTCATTGTTCGCGCTGGTTGCCGGTGCGCTGTGCGCCTCCGCGGAGACGTTTTCGGAATCCGCCGGCCTCCAGCTCTACTCGCTGAGGGACCAGTTCAAGAAGGACGTCCCCGGCACCATGGAGTGGGTGGGCAAGCAGGGCTTCAAGGAAGTCGAGCTGGCCACCACCTACGGCTTGGGTGCGGAGGAGTTCCTCGCGCTGCTCAAGAAGAACGGCCTCACCGCCATCGCCGGGCACTACCCGTATGACCGCTACAAGTCCGAGCCGGAGAAAGTCGCCGCGGAGGCGAAGGCGCTGGGGCTGAAATACGCCGGTGTCGCGTGGATTCCGCACAAGGACGGCTTTGACGAGCAGGACACCCGGGACGCCGCGGAGGTCTTCAACAAGGCGGGTGCCGCGCTGAAAAAGGAGGGCATCCAGTTCTACTACCACATCCACGGCTATGAGTTCCACAAGCACGGCGACGGCACCCTGTTCGACCTGCTGATGGAGCTGACGGACAAGGACACCGTGGCCTACCAGCTCGACACCCTGTGGGCCGTCCTGCCGGACCAGGACCCCGTCGCCCTGCTGAAGAAGTATGGCTCCCGCTGGCAGCTCATGCACCTGAAGGACCTCAAGAAGGGCGTGGCGCTGGGCAACCACTCCGGCGGCACGGACGTGAAGAACGACGTCCCCCTCGGCACCGGCCAGATGGACTGGCCTGCCATCCTTAAGGCGGCCAAGGAAGTCGGCGTGAAATACTACTTCATCGAGGACGAATCCCCCACCTCCGTGGAGCAGATCCCGCAGTCCGTCGAGTATCTGAAGACCGTGAAATGGTGA
- the proC gene encoding pyrroline-5-carboxylate reductase: MKLGVIGCGKMGTALVEGAVKAGVTRPADITGCDPFPAAREAFVKATGASVAGSAAGVASASEVILLATKPQDIAGALSEIAGAAAGKPLLVISIAAGVTLAALEDAAPENLRIIRAMPNTPALVGKGAAGYCLGSRATAEDAAAAEALLGAVGLAVRVPEKLMDAVTGLSGSGPAYVYLVIEALADGGVKVGLPRADAIRLAAQTVAGAAAMVLETGEHPAVLKDMVTSPGGTTIAGLAELEKSGVRSGFIGAVDAATRRATELGAK; encoded by the coding sequence ATGAAACTCGGTGTCATCGGTTGCGGGAAAATGGGGACGGCTCTGGTGGAGGGCGCGGTGAAGGCAGGGGTGACCCGGCCCGCGGACATCACCGGCTGTGATCCATTTCCCGCGGCCAGGGAGGCGTTCGTGAAGGCGACCGGAGCCTCCGTCGCCGGGAGCGCCGCCGGGGTGGCCTCAGCGAGCGAGGTGATCCTGCTGGCCACCAAGCCCCAGGACATCGCCGGGGCGCTTTCGGAAATCGCCGGGGCCGCCGCCGGAAAGCCGTTGCTGGTGATTTCCATCGCTGCCGGTGTGACCTTGGCAGCCCTTGAGGACGCGGCTCCGGAAAACCTCCGTATCATCCGGGCGATGCCGAACACCCCCGCCCTGGTGGGCAAGGGGGCGGCCGGGTATTGCCTCGGTTCCCGTGCCACTGCGGAAGATGCGGCGGCGGCGGAGGCGCTGCTCGGTGCCGTCGGTCTGGCGGTCCGGGTTCCTGAAAAGCTGATGGATGCCGTCACCGGCCTGTCCGGCAGTGGTCCGGCGTATGTTTATCTGGTCATCGAGGCACTGGCGGATGGCGGCGTGAAGGTCGGCCTGCCACGGGCGGATGCCATCCGGCTTGCCGCGCAGACGGTCGCCGGAGCGGCGGCCATGGTGCTGGAGACGGGGGAGCACCCCGCGGTCCTCAAGGACATGGTGACCTCCCCCGGTGGCACGACCATCGCCGGACTTGCGGAACTGGAGAAATCCGGCGTCCGCAGCGGCTTCATCGGAGCGGTGGACGCCGCCACCCGGCGCGCCACGGAGCTGGGGGCGAAGTAG
- a CDS encoding tetratricopeptide repeat protein encodes MTPRFIYPLALGAAAAILLVSCGSSKDDLPIMAGDTSGASSAGEGLYQQAKAADDAGKVKKAIKLYDDTATRYPFAPSSAQARFRQAELLQQQGEVLDSFAAYQQLLTRFQGSGLYSTALDRQAAMAQSAADGDIKSGFLGIKSKLSLDKTVEMLGQVRDNAPRSRTASKAQFTVGQLYESKKKHKEAIAAYRQLVREQPEAPEAPEALFRVGDILVNQADQGNQNRATLDLASEAFNDYLMQYPGHSKNAEARRKIASLGSRDVERTFETAEFYNRTGQFESAKIYYRDVVKRSSYGKTHDAAKARLKELGE; translated from the coding sequence ATGACCCCAAGGTTCATCTATCCGCTGGCACTGGGTGCCGCTGCCGCCATCCTCCTTGTTTCCTGTGGCAGCTCGAAGGATGACCTGCCGATCATGGCGGGGGATACCTCCGGAGCCTCATCGGCCGGTGAGGGTCTTTACCAGCAGGCAAAGGCAGCGGATGACGCGGGCAAGGTGAAGAAGGCCATCAAACTCTATGATGACACGGCCACCCGCTATCCTTTCGCCCCTTCGTCCGCCCAGGCGCGTTTCCGCCAGGCGGAACTCCTGCAGCAGCAGGGTGAGGTGCTGGACTCGTTCGCAGCCTATCAGCAGCTTCTCACCCGCTTCCAGGGCAGCGGCCTCTACAGCACCGCGCTGGACCGGCAGGCGGCCATGGCCCAGTCCGCCGCGGACGGGGATATAAAGTCCGGCTTCCTCGGCATCAAATCGAAGCTGTCCCTCGACAAGACGGTGGAGATGCTCGGCCAGGTGCGTGACAACGCCCCGCGCTCCCGCACCGCTTCCAAGGCGCAGTTCACCGTCGGCCAGCTTTACGAATCGAAGAAAAAGCACAAGGAGGCCATCGCGGCCTACCGCCAGCTCGTGCGGGAGCAACCGGAAGCCCCGGAGGCCCCTGAAGCGCTTTTCCGCGTCGGTGACATCCTCGTCAACCAGGCGGACCAAGGGAACCAGAACCGTGCGACGCTGGACCTCGCCAGCGAGGCGTTCAACGACTACCTCATGCAATACCCGGGCCACTCTAAGAATGCGGAGGCCCGCCGGAAGATTGCCAGCCTGGGCAGCCGGGATGTCGAGCGCACCTTTGAAACCGCCGAGTTCTATAACCGCACCGGACAGTTCGAGTCCGCGAAGATCTACTACCGTGACGTCGTGAAACGGTCGTCCTACGGCAAGACCCACGATGCGGCGAAAGCCCGCCTCAAGGAACTCGGCGAGTGA